From Haloarcula hispanica ATCC 33960, the proteins below share one genomic window:
- a CDS encoding DUF2249 domain-containing protein, with the protein MSTDHQESVQELDVRDVDGEPFEQIMNALDSVGESEALRLVNSFEPVPLYDVLTRKGYQYDTEQVADEEWHVTIRPE; encoded by the coding sequence ATGAGCACAGATCACCAGGAGTCGGTACAGGAACTCGACGTTCGGGACGTCGACGGAGAACCGTTCGAACAGATCATGAACGCCCTCGATTCCGTCGGCGAGAGCGAGGCGCTCCGGCTGGTGAACAGTTTCGAACCGGTGCCGCTGTACGACGTTCTCACGAGAAAGGGATACCAGTACGACACGGAACAGGTCGCCGACGAGGAGTGGCACGTCACGATCCGGCCGGAGTGA
- a CDS encoding pyridoxal phosphate-dependent aminotransferase produces the protein MTGFSRRVEQVSISGIREVFEAAGEDAINLGLGQPDFPTPEHARQAAVEAIQAGEVDAYTSNKGTEELREAIAAKHKRDNDLDVDPGDIIATSGGSEALHIALEAHVDEGQEVIFPDPGFVSYDALTHLAGGTPRPVPLREDLTMAPETVEEAITDDTAAFVVNSPANPTGAVQSPEDMRAFARIADEHDVLCISDEVYEHQVFEGEHRSPAEFSDTGNVVVVNACSKAYSMTGWRLGWVTGATDRIERMLRVHQYAQACASAPAQYAAEAALSGPQDQVSEMRDAFQERRDVLLDGLDEMGLDCPTPKGAFYAMPKVPDGWVDEVIDRGVVVVPGDAFGEHGAGYARISYATDMETLKEAIDIMADATAAVR, from the coding sequence ATGACTGGATTCTCCCGACGGGTAGAGCAGGTATCGATCTCTGGCATCCGCGAAGTGTTCGAGGCGGCGGGCGAGGACGCCATCAACCTCGGCCTCGGCCAGCCGGACTTCCCGACGCCGGAGCACGCCCGACAGGCGGCCGTCGAGGCAATTCAGGCGGGGGAAGTCGACGCCTACACGTCGAACAAGGGAACCGAGGAACTCCGGGAGGCCATCGCCGCCAAGCACAAGCGGGACAACGACCTCGACGTCGACCCCGGGGACATCATCGCCACCTCGGGCGGGAGCGAGGCGCTGCACATTGCGCTGGAGGCCCACGTCGACGAGGGGCAGGAGGTCATCTTCCCGGACCCGGGGTTCGTCTCCTACGACGCGCTGACCCATCTGGCCGGGGGGACGCCGCGACCGGTCCCGCTGCGTGAGGACCTCACGATGGCCCCCGAAACCGTCGAGGAGGCCATCACCGACGACACGGCAGCGTTCGTCGTCAATTCCCCGGCGAACCCGACTGGAGCGGTGCAGTCACCCGAAGACATGCGGGCGTTCGCCCGCATTGCCGACGAGCACGACGTGCTGTGTATTTCCGACGAAGTGTACGAACACCAGGTGTTCGAGGGCGAGCACCGCTCGCCGGCGGAGTTCAGCGACACGGGCAACGTCGTCGTCGTCAACGCCTGCTCGAAGGCCTACTCGATGACGGGCTGGCGGCTCGGCTGGGTCACCGGCGCGACCGACCGCATCGAGCGGATGCTGCGCGTCCACCAGTACGCGCAGGCCTGTGCGTCGGCTCCGGCCCAGTACGCCGCCGAGGCAGCACTGAGCGGGCCGCAGGACCAGGTTTCGGAGATGCGCGACGCCTTCCAGGAGCGCCGGGACGTGCTGCTGGACGGCCTCGACGAGATGGGACTCGACTGTCCGACGCCCAAGGGCGCGTTCTACGCGATGCCGAAGGTCCCCGACGGCTGGGTGGACGAGGTCATCGACCGCGGCGTCGTAGTCGTTCCCGGCGACGCCTTCGGCGAGCACGGCGCGGGCTACGCCCGAATCTCCTACGCGACGGACATGGAGACGCTGAAGGAGGCCATCGACATCATGGCCGACGCGACGGCGGCGGTTCGCTGA
- a CDS encoding helix-turn-helix domain-containing protein produces MPHAELTLTIPDEIWIGDISRAYDDATFRILSALPGEDSGVGLAEITSDDLPAVLRDIENRESVTTLEILSHRDDSALIQFETSMPLLLFPVQGSGVPLEMPFTLSNGEAVWEISAPQERLSELGEQLEEFGISFSVDRIQQHLETEQVLTESQLELVQEAIDAGYYDTPRECSLTELADRVGIAKSTCSETLHRAEEQILKQFVSDLPAR; encoded by the coding sequence ATGCCACACGCTGAACTCACGCTCACGATTCCGGATGAGATCTGGATCGGCGACATCTCGCGAGCGTACGACGACGCGACGTTTCGCATCCTGTCTGCGCTCCCCGGCGAGGACTCCGGTGTCGGGCTCGCGGAGATCACATCGGACGACCTCCCAGCGGTTCTCCGTGATATCGAGAACCGGGAATCGGTCACGACCCTTGAGATACTTTCACACCGGGACGACAGCGCGCTGATTCAGTTCGAGACGTCGATGCCGCTCCTGCTCTTCCCAGTCCAGGGCTCGGGCGTCCCGCTTGAGATGCCGTTCACCCTGTCCAACGGCGAGGCCGTCTGGGAGATATCAGCGCCACAGGAGCGGCTCTCCGAACTCGGCGAGCAACTGGAGGAGTTCGGCATCTCCTTCAGCGTCGACCGCATCCAGCAACACCTCGAAACCGAGCAGGTGCTCACCGAGAGCCAACTGGAACTGGTACAGGAGGCCATCGACGCGGGCTATTACGACACGCCGCGGGAGTGCTCGCTAACGGAACTGGCGGACCGCGTCGGTATCGCGAAGTCGACCTGCAGTGAAACCCTCCACCGCGCGGAGGAGCAGATCCTGAAACAGTTCGTCTCGGACCTCCCCGCGCGGTGA
- a CDS encoding SRPBCC family protein, which yields MERVSLTRTVPADPETVTDLITDVEPFMLAAGFDEVTLDGDDLGITNRVGLFEIELDLEIVETDAVLRYEQRQGIFESMMTEYTVEAVDGGTEVTATTEYSALDLPVLGEMIDSTVISRQRKKELNKQFDWLVERVS from the coding sequence ATGGAACGCGTCTCGCTGACTCGGACGGTCCCAGCCGACCCAGAGACAGTCACCGACCTGATAACTGACGTGGAGCCGTTTATGCTTGCGGCAGGGTTCGACGAGGTGACACTCGACGGGGACGACCTCGGCATCACGAACCGCGTCGGACTCTTCGAAATCGAACTGGACCTCGAAATCGTCGAAACTGACGCAGTGCTGCGGTACGAGCAACGGCAGGGCATCTTCGAGTCAATGATGACGGAGTACACGGTCGAGGCCGTCGACGGCGGGACTGAAGTCACGGCGACGACGGAGTACAGCGCGCTCGACCTCCCGGTGCTCGGCGAGATGATCGATTCGACCGTTATCTCACGACAGCGCAAGAAGGAACTGAACAAGCAGTTCGACTGGCTGGTCGAACGGGTGTCGTAG
- a CDS encoding helix-turn-helix domain-containing protein gives MSDSGIRVELSVDTPGACPVASVSDEAGAAVTDVARSSPDEDGQVIEEFTATGTDEGAIEAREDMDKVFATGNGSRYQFSRSRTECVCEAVETYDCPVADIRAEGGQLHLTFHAPDVDRVRAIVTRLKELYDGVSLRSMRRNGDVDPVDSILVDRSKLTDRQQEVLETAVEMGYFEYPKGANAGDVASELDISVSTFAEHLAAAQTKLLDSIIAE, from the coding sequence ATGAGCGACTCCGGCATTAGAGTGGAGCTGTCGGTCGACACCCCTGGGGCCTGTCCGGTGGCGAGCGTCTCGGACGAGGCGGGCGCGGCCGTGACCGACGTCGCCCGAAGCAGCCCAGATGAAGACGGGCAAGTCATCGAAGAGTTCACCGCGACGGGCACTGACGAAGGGGCAATCGAGGCCCGGGAGGACATGGACAAGGTGTTCGCGACGGGCAACGGCTCCCGCTACCAGTTCTCACGGTCGCGAACTGAGTGCGTCTGCGAGGCGGTCGAAACATACGACTGTCCGGTCGCTGATATCCGCGCCGAGGGCGGACAGCTCCACCTGACCTTCCACGCTCCCGATGTCGACCGGGTGCGCGCTATCGTGACACGGCTGAAAGAACTGTACGACGGCGTCTCGCTCCGGTCGATGCGGCGGAACGGCGACGTTGACCCGGTGGACTCGATCCTCGTCGACCGAAGTAAACTCACCGACCGGCAACAGGAGGTACTCGAAACCGCCGTCGAGATGGGGTACTTCGAGTATCCGAAAGGGGCCAACGCCGGTGACGTGGCGTCGGAACTGGATATCTCCGTCTCGACGTTCGCTGAACACCTCGCAGCCGCCCAGACGAAACTGCTCGACAGTATCATCGCGGAGTAG
- a CDS encoding histidine kinase N-terminal 7TM domain-containing protein — protein MVLSPLTVVLLSGVVGMGVAFLVWLHRDRPGAGPLAVFVVAASLWAVTYGIELAVPGLATMERLVQVQLTLSVIIPVAWLVTVIEYTGHPHWLTQRRTALLLVEPAVFVTLVWSNHAHELIWSGHGTQSVSASSVALAPAYEVMYWGHMSYILLLILAGGVLLLRMLFRSNQVFQGQGIALLLAIAVPTVVQSLFVLGALPTPFNPTSLGYVASGAVLSVAILRGQLLDVAPVTRELGREAIFTEMDDLVIIVDDERRIVDVNAAATALFDGDQDALLGRSLPQVLPALAEAVPGPGERTQTETTLEHEGSVRYYDVRVIPLYRAYGVVSGHLISLRDITERRQREQRLDVLNRLLRHDIRNEMNVVKGNADLLRDTADADERERLDRIISTVDDIVDRSNKIGRVTEALETEQHSPTALQRLLESVVSDARDRRPDVAITLTCEDDLWIQGGPSILIALEELVENAVEHQATDGGPVEVEITATRTDGTPGVRVAVHDNGPGITDHEREVIRSGTETPLKHGSGVGLWLVNWIVRNLGGRMSFPDTAEPGTTVELQLPAAEPAHATDEPATAGSENAD, from the coding sequence ATGGTCCTGTCGCCGCTTACTGTCGTTTTATTGTCGGGTGTCGTCGGTATGGGCGTCGCCTTTCTGGTGTGGCTCCATCGGGACCGGCCGGGCGCAGGACCGCTGGCAGTGTTCGTCGTTGCGGCGAGCCTCTGGGCCGTGACGTACGGTATCGAGCTCGCTGTGCCGGGATTGGCCACCATGGAGCGACTCGTCCAGGTGCAGCTGACGCTCTCGGTAATCATCCCTGTCGCGTGGCTCGTGACGGTTATCGAGTACACGGGGCATCCACACTGGCTCACCCAACGCCGAACAGCGCTGTTGCTCGTCGAACCGGCGGTGTTTGTCACGCTCGTGTGGTCGAATCACGCCCACGAACTCATCTGGTCCGGTCATGGGACACAATCCGTCTCCGCATCGTCGGTGGCGCTCGCTCCCGCGTACGAAGTCATGTACTGGGGGCACATGTCCTACATACTGCTGTTGATTCTCGCCGGCGGTGTCCTCCTGTTGCGGATGCTGTTCCGGTCGAACCAGGTGTTTCAGGGCCAGGGGATCGCACTGTTGCTCGCCATCGCCGTCCCGACGGTCGTCCAGTCGCTGTTCGTGCTCGGTGCGCTACCGACTCCGTTCAACCCAACAAGTCTCGGGTACGTCGCCTCGGGGGCGGTCCTCTCAGTCGCCATCCTCCGCGGGCAACTGCTCGACGTGGCACCGGTGACCCGGGAACTGGGCCGGGAAGCGATCTTCACCGAAATGGACGACCTGGTCATCATCGTCGACGACGAGCGCCGCATTGTCGATGTCAACGCGGCTGCTACGGCGCTGTTCGACGGCGACCAGGACGCGCTGTTGGGCCGTTCGCTACCACAGGTGTTACCAGCACTCGCCGAGGCGGTTCCCGGTCCCGGCGAGCGAACGCAGACCGAGACGACCCTCGAACACGAGGGCAGCGTCCGGTACTACGACGTACGCGTGATACCGCTGTACCGCGCGTACGGCGTCGTCTCGGGCCACCTCATCAGCCTCCGAGATATCACGGAGCGGCGACAACGGGAACAGCGACTGGACGTACTCAACCGCTTGCTCCGGCACGATATCCGAAACGAGATGAACGTCGTCAAGGGGAACGCGGACCTGCTCCGGGACACGGCCGACGCCGACGAACGCGAGCGACTCGACCGTATTATCAGCACAGTCGACGACATCGTCGACCGCAGTAACAAGATCGGCCGAGTTACCGAGGCCCTGGAGACCGAACAGCACAGCCCGACAGCGCTCCAGAGGCTGCTGGAATCGGTCGTGAGCGATGCTCGGGACCGCCGCCCCGACGTGGCGATCACGCTCACCTGCGAGGATGATCTCTGGATACAGGGCGGTCCGTCGATCCTCATCGCACTAGAGGAACTGGTCGAGAACGCCGTCGAACATCAGGCGACCGATGGGGGTCCTGTCGAAGTCGAGATTACGGCGACGCGGACCGACGGAACGCCGGGCGTCCGCGTGGCCGTTCACGACAACGGTCCCGGTATCACCGACCACGAGCGCGAGGTCATCCGCTCGGGAACCGAAACGCCGCTCAAACATGGCTCCGGCGTCGGGCTCTGGCTCGTCAACTGGATCGTCCGAAACCTCGGCGGCCGGATGTCGTTCCCCGATACGGCCGAGCCGGGAACGACTGTGGAACTGCAACTGCCGGCGGCTGAGCCCGCCCACGCGACAGACGAGCCAGCGACGGCCGGAAGCGAGAACGCTGACTGA
- a CDS encoding S8 family serine peptidase, with product MNESLSYLRSAVPQKFKGEILPTVEGIDGVKYTEFNHVREPIATVPNDPRFGSQYAPQLVNAPKAWDITFGSEDVTIAVIDTGTDYTHPDLDGQFGSQKGRDFVDNDDDPAPQSAQHGTHVSGIAAGETNDETGIAGVSNSRLLSCRALGPNGGRTADIANAVQWATEQGADIINMSLGGGGYNQTMKNAVSNAWDQGVLLICAAGNHKDSDPPSQQDVSYPAAYEECVAVGAVDSNKSPTEFSNYGAKVDIAAPGNDILSSVPGGDYAQFPGTSMASPAVAGVAALGLDKHDWSVSQTRQNLLDTAQPLDADGQFVGFGLADAYNFVTAGGGTENEPPIVTLNDDSRTVTVNKEIIFDASGSRDPDGSITNYRWEFGDGSEPIEGADATEVSHTYTSTGDYTVTVTVTDNDGAEATTSVSVSVTDESKDRLTEELSGSLDGMLDYDKQTYSLKTESPMQLILSLDGPSDADFDLYVSFDGRTPTPNDYDRASYTQDSSEQIIIDDFSQVSEIGILVYVYSGSGDYTLTLEEIGKTGS from the coding sequence GTGAACGAGTCACTTTCGTATCTTCGCTCAGCAGTCCCGCAGAAATTCAAGGGCGAAATCCTTCCGACAGTCGAAGGAATTGACGGGGTCAAATATACGGAATTCAACCACGTTCGCGAGCCGATCGCCACGGTTCCGAACGATCCGAGGTTCGGCAGCCAGTACGCGCCACAACTGGTCAATGCCCCGAAAGCATGGGACATTACGTTCGGAAGCGAAGACGTCACCATCGCCGTCATAGACACCGGTACAGATTACACCCATCCCGACCTCGACGGGCAGTTCGGGAGCCAGAAAGGACGGGACTTCGTCGACAACGACGACGATCCCGCCCCGCAATCCGCTCAGCACGGGACACACGTCTCCGGTATCGCTGCCGGCGAAACGAACGACGAAACCGGTATCGCAGGTGTCAGTAACTCTCGGCTCCTGAGTTGCCGTGCACTCGGACCGAACGGGGGCCGAACCGCCGATATCGCTAACGCCGTCCAGTGGGCGACTGAGCAGGGGGCGGACATTATCAATATGTCTCTCGGTGGCGGCGGCTACAACCAGACAATGAAAAACGCGGTCTCAAACGCGTGGGATCAGGGTGTTCTCCTCATCTGTGCAGCCGGGAATCATAAGGACAGTGATCCACCAAGCCAGCAGGACGTGTCGTACCCAGCGGCCTACGAAGAATGCGTCGCCGTTGGTGCCGTCGATAGCAACAAGAGTCCGACCGAGTTCTCGAACTACGGCGCGAAGGTCGACATTGCGGCACCGGGCAATGACATACTCTCATCCGTTCCGGGGGGAGACTACGCGCAGTTCCCCGGGACGTCGATGGCGAGTCCTGCTGTCGCCGGCGTCGCTGCGCTCGGTCTCGACAAACATGATTGGTCCGTCAGCCAGACCCGACAGAACCTTCTCGACACCGCCCAGCCACTGGACGCAGACGGCCAGTTCGTCGGTTTCGGCCTCGCGGATGCATACAACTTCGTAACCGCCGGTGGCGGAACCGAAAACGAACCGCCGATCGTGACGCTCAACGACGATTCACGAACTGTCACTGTGAATAAAGAGATCATATTCGATGCCAGCGGCTCCCGTGATCCCGACGGCTCGATAACGAACTACCGCTGGGAGTTCGGCGACGGCTCTGAACCCATCGAGGGTGCGGACGCGACGGAGGTCAGCCACACGTACACCAGTACCGGCGACTACACCGTCACCGTCACTGTGACTGACAACGACGGTGCCGAGGCGACCACGTCAGTCAGCGTCTCCGTCACCGATGAATCGAAGGACCGTCTCACCGAAGAGTTGTCCGGGTCACTCGATGGGATGCTCGATTATGACAAGCAGACGTACTCCCTCAAGACGGAGTCGCCCATGCAGCTGATCCTCAGCCTCGATGGCCCATCTGACGCCGACTTCGACCTCTATGTCTCCTTCGACGGTCGCACGCCCACTCCGAACGACTACGACCGCGCGTCCTATACGCAGGACAGTAGCGAACAGATAATCATCGACGACTTCTCACAGGTCAGCGAGATCGGCATACTCGTGTATGTCTACAGCGGAAGCGGAGACTACACACTCACACTGGAGGAAATCGGAAAAACGGGCTCGTAA
- a CDS encoding NUDIX hydrolase: MSSDAVDETHENARQEVIAVDADDNEEGLVNRLDAHTGEGVRHRAFTALLFDENDRILLAQRAANKRLWDTHWDGTVASHPVEGQTQVEATEERLEEELGIDPSQYQNLRVTDRFEYKRYYENAGLEWEVCAVLQATLHDTSLEPNPEEVDGLMWVPYERLREHPEYYRQLRLCPWFEIAMRRDEER, translated from the coding sequence ATGAGTTCCGACGCGGTCGACGAGACGCACGAAAACGCCCGACAGGAGGTCATCGCGGTGGACGCCGACGACAACGAGGAGGGGCTGGTCAATCGGCTCGACGCCCACACCGGCGAGGGGGTTCGCCACCGCGCGTTCACTGCCCTGCTGTTCGACGAGAACGATCGGATTCTGCTCGCCCAGCGCGCGGCGAACAAACGCCTCTGGGACACCCACTGGGACGGCACCGTCGCCTCCCACCCAGTTGAGGGCCAGACACAGGTCGAAGCCACCGAGGAACGACTCGAGGAGGAACTGGGTATCGACCCCTCGCAGTACCAGAACCTCCGCGTGACCGACCGGTTCGAGTACAAGCGCTACTACGAGAACGCCGGCCTCGAATGGGAAGTGTGTGCGGTGCTGCAGGCCACGCTCCACGACACCTCGCTGGAACCGAACCCCGAAGAGGTCGACGGCCTCATGTGGGTCCCCTACGAGCGACTGCGTGAACATCCCGAGTACTACCGCCAGCTCCGCCTCTGTCCCTGGTTCGAGATCGCGATGCGCCGGGACGAGGAACGGTAA
- a CDS encoding radical SAM protein encodes MRGKLDLDEQPLVLIWEVTQACELACKHCRADAQPRRHPDELSTAEGKALLDQARDFGDGQLVVLSGGDPLAREDLPELIDYGTEQGLRMTLTPSGTNSITRDRLAELDDAGLRRLALSIDGGDSESHDTFRGESGSFEATMAAAEAARNLDIPLQINTTVCAETVEQLPAIRDLVADLDAVLWSVFFLVPVGRGRVLTPIAPERAERVLSWLHEVSEEASFGLKTTEAPHYRRVAIQNQEDGAGGLNRRMGIRAGKGFAFVSHTGEVFPSGFLPKSAGSVREESVVDIYRDSPLFQQLRDDDALTGKCGACRYRTVCGGSRSRAYATTGDPLAADPLCDYQPDGFEGSVPDQHPAD; translated from the coding sequence ATGCGGGGGAAACTCGACCTCGACGAGCAGCCGCTCGTGCTGATCTGGGAGGTGACGCAGGCCTGTGAACTTGCGTGTAAACACTGCCGGGCCGACGCCCAGCCGCGCCGCCACCCCGACGAGCTATCGACGGCGGAGGGGAAGGCACTGCTGGACCAGGCCCGCGACTTCGGCGACGGCCAGCTGGTCGTCCTCTCGGGCGGGGACCCGCTCGCCCGCGAGGACCTCCCGGAACTCATCGACTACGGGACCGAGCAGGGCCTCCGGATGACGCTGACTCCAAGCGGGACGAACTCGATCACGCGGGACCGACTGGCCGAACTCGACGACGCCGGACTCCGGCGGCTGGCCCTGTCCATCGACGGCGGCGACAGCGAATCTCACGACACCTTCCGGGGCGAATCCGGGAGCTTCGAGGCGACGATGGCAGCGGCCGAGGCGGCCCGCAACCTCGATATCCCGTTGCAGATCAACACCACCGTCTGCGCCGAGACGGTCGAGCAACTGCCGGCGATCCGGGACCTCGTCGCAGACCTCGATGCGGTGCTGTGGTCGGTGTTCTTCCTCGTCCCGGTCGGCCGCGGGCGGGTGCTGACGCCGATTGCCCCCGAGCGGGCGGAGCGCGTGCTGTCGTGGCTCCACGAGGTCAGCGAGGAGGCATCGTTCGGCCTCAAGACGACCGAAGCACCCCATTACCGGCGCGTCGCGATTCAGAACCAGGAGGACGGTGCCGGCGGGCTCAACCGCCGGATGGGTATACGCGCCGGCAAGGGCTTTGCCTTCGTGAGCCACACCGGCGAGGTGTTCCCCTCCGGGTTCCTTCCGAAATCGGCGGGCAGCGTTCGAGAGGAAAGCGTCGTGGACATTTACCGGGACTCACCGCTGTTCCAGCAGCTCAGGGACGACGACGCGCTGACAGGCAAGTGCGGGGCCTGCCGGTACCGAACAGTCTGTGGCGGCAGTCGGTCGCGAGCGTACGCGACGACGGGGGACCCGCTGGCGGCGGACCCCCTCTGTGATTATCAGCCGGATGGGTTCGAGGGGTCGGTTCCCGATCAGCACCCAGCAGATTGA
- a CDS encoding molybdopterin-binding protein translates to MVDFQSRDTRRGPTDGEDDETDEDEGETGDDEESAAVDTDSEAASSEPTEATDTAAENNDREASGGDGTETSAADDVTGDGDGSTSEPEADSAVAERIDEAVEQSSHPAAETQDAEGAGGAERPDEGPHEDPLSETQAGDPPENTSQAETPPTADEPPAQTVPRDDASQEQSVAAAVVTVGTATETGDPTGEAVETALEATGQTVTARERLRGDYDGIQGAVDRLVGRDDVEVVVTAGGLGVAPSAQTLEAVHPLFEKALPGFEEVYRSLLFEQQGTGVIAVRATAGIAGETPVFCLPADPAAVRIAIDEIIAAEAPSLVADLS, encoded by the coding sequence ATGGTGGATTTCCAGTCCCGTGACACACGCCGGGGTCCGACCGACGGGGAAGACGACGAGACAGACGAGGACGAGGGCGAAACGGGAGACGACGAGGAATCCGCGGCAGTCGATACCGACTCCGAGGCCGCCAGTTCAGAGCCAACCGAAGCAACGGATACAGCAGCGGAAAACAACGACAGAGAAGCAAGTGGGGGTGACGGAACGGAGACTTCTGCGGCGGACGACGTGACGGGGGACGGTGACGGCTCCACGTCGGAGCCTGAAGCCGACAGCGCCGTCGCAGAACGAATCGACGAGGCGGTAGAGCAAAGCAGCCATCCAGCGGCCGAAACACAGGACGCTGAAGGGGCCGGCGGGGCGGAGCGACCCGACGAGGGCCCCCACGAAGACCCCCTTTCTGAGACACAGGCAGGCGATCCACCGGAAAACACATCGCAGGCTGAGACGCCGCCGACAGCGGATGAACCACCAGCGCAGACAGTCCCACGGGACGACGCGTCGCAAGAACAGTCGGTTGCCGCCGCCGTCGTCACGGTCGGGACAGCGACGGAAACGGGCGACCCGACGGGCGAGGCGGTAGAGACAGCACTCGAAGCGACCGGACAGACGGTCACCGCCCGCGAGCGCCTGCGAGGGGACTACGACGGCATTCAGGGTGCCGTCGACAGACTAGTCGGGCGCGACGACGTGGAGGTCGTCGTCACCGCGGGGGGCCTCGGCGTCGCCCCGTCGGCGCAGACGCTCGAAGCAGTCCACCCACTGTTCGAAAAGGCCCTGCCGGGGTTCGAGGAAGTGTACCGGAGCCTCCTCTTCGAACAGCAGGGAACCGGTGTCATCGCCGTCCGTGCGACTGCCGGGATCGCTGGAGAGACGCCGGTGTTCTGCCTGCCCGCGGACCCGGCGGCGGTTCGTATCGCTATC
- a CDS encoding SDR family NAD(P)-dependent oxidoreductase, whose amino-acid sequence MDVPLYDSLDGQIVLVTGATRGIGKAIADGLVDLDATVYAGARDTGDIAATDRHAIELDVTDDDGMVAAVDRIEREQGRLDVLVNNAGVMDSREPLDEMPTDVIDHTLDTNLRGAVLMTKYALPLLLAEEGGRVVTMASGLGAITESQSGGTPAYRISKTGVNGLTKYLDGEYAADGLIANSVCPGYVQTDMTEGSAPRTPEKGAETPVWLARFRPDAPSGRFWRDRAEIEW is encoded by the coding sequence ATGGACGTTCCGCTGTACGACTCTCTCGACGGTCAGATCGTACTCGTCACCGGAGCCACGCGGGGCATCGGGAAGGCAATCGCCGACGGGCTGGTCGACCTCGACGCAACGGTGTATGCCGGCGCTCGCGATACCGGCGACATCGCGGCTACGGACCGCCATGCCATCGAACTCGACGTGACCGACGACGACGGGATGGTCGCCGCGGTCGACCGCATCGAGCGTGAGCAGGGACGGCTCGACGTGCTGGTCAACAACGCCGGCGTGATGGACTCACGGGAGCCGCTCGACGAGATGCCGACAGATGTTATCGACCACACCCTCGACACGAACCTCCGGGGGGCGGTCCTCATGACGAAGTACGCCCTCCCGCTGTTGCTGGCCGAGGAGGGCGGCCGTGTCGTCACCATGGCCTCCGGGCTGGGAGCCATCACCGAGAGCCAGTCGGGCGGCACGCCGGCCTACCGCATCTCGAAGACGGGCGTCAACGGACTGACGAAGTACCTCGACGGCGAGTACGCGGCCGACGGCCTCATCGCCAACTCGGTGTGCCCGGGCTACGTCCAGACGGACATGACCGAGGGGAGCGCTCCACGGACGCCCGAAAAGGGGGCTGAGACGCCAGTCTGGCTCGCTCGCTTCCGACCCGATGCACCGAGCGGGCGGTTCTGGCGCGATAGGGCCGAAATCGAGTGGTAG
- a CDS encoding ArsR/SmtB family transcription factor, translating to MEKALWYLLTATRGGANRARIIDALSDRPMNANELADELDVGYKTIRHHMEQLEDHDVVESGDEEYAKLYFLTDRFDNYRDTFEEIVEKMDE from the coding sequence ATGGAGAAAGCGCTCTGGTATCTGCTGACGGCGACGCGCGGCGGCGCCAACCGGGCGCGTATCATCGACGCCCTCTCGGACCGACCGATGAACGCCAACGAACTCGCCGACGAACTCGACGTGGGCTACAAGACGATCAGGCATCACATGGAACAGCTTGAGGACCACGACGTAGTCGAGTCCGGCGACGAGGAGTACGCCAAACTCTACTTCCTGACCGACCGGTTCGACAACTACCGCGACACCTTCGAGGAAATCGTGGAGAAGATGGACGAATGA
- a CDS encoding CGCGG family putative rSAM-modified RiPP protein: MSHSHEDVPPVTTEVHDNSWSANLETPAHAEDPDVVVEQAIDAVEMTTAGNHVNLVSHADHGHPETYLFDALAEAFGETISVEYVQQCGCGGHVTRVHREA, encoded by the coding sequence ATGAGCCATTCCCACGAGGACGTGCCTCCGGTTACAACCGAGGTTCACGACAACTCCTGGTCGGCGAACCTGGAGACGCCTGCACACGCCGAAGACCCCGACGTGGTCGTCGAACAGGCCATCGACGCCGTCGAGATGACGACGGCGGGGAACCACGTCAATCTGGTGAGCCACGCCGACCACGGCCACCCGGAAACCTACCTGTTCGATGCGCTGGCGGAGGCGTTCGGCGAGACCATTTCAGTGGAGTACGTCCAGCAGTGTGGCTGTGGGGGCCACGTCACCCGCGTCCACCGGGAGGCATAG